A window from Salvia miltiorrhiza cultivar Shanhuang (shh) chromosome 2, IMPLAD_Smil_shh, whole genome shotgun sequence encodes these proteins:
- the LOC131012488 gene encoding mitochondrial inner membrane protein OXA1-like isoform X2, with the protein MAYRRSIIARTKLFYQQHQRFAPSFSHMSGSDRDELPAKSINRNTEIRSHFRITGNITSNSLLPGSVSRLMRSEFRTGYGHNFHRNISKVPSDIEGLHDAGDLYGAISAVGEKAVEVAPVVNEAAVAAADSINYLNLIEVFHCCAGLEWWASIAATTVLMRFIFVPSQIYFLQFCSKNFTAIVKHVRHEQISDILNENNEKREAWRKLVSSYDKLHGRGLMASSISGIWFYVWVSYMANNVPSFTTGGTLWFTDLTACGHTDLPILMALTLWLRLELHPFGYLEHRSPPTSGSMLVAVSAYLAAVAGGFPTAVYCYWLTSNLFSIAFGAVMMDPRVRKLLGISYKSSEADK; encoded by the exons ATGGCGTATAGGCGTAGCATCATAGCTAGAACTAAGTTGTTTTATCAACAGCACCAGCGATTTGCCCCTTCTTTTTCACATATGAGTGGTAGCGATCGCGACGAATTGCCTGCTAAAAGCATTAACAGGAATACTGAGATCCGAAGCCATTTTCGGATTACCGGAAACATTACCAGCAATTCCCTGCTACCAGGAAGTGTCTCTCGACTCATGCGATCTGAGTTTCGAACAGGCTATGGGCATAATTTCCATAGAAATATTTCAAAGGTGCCTTCGGACATTGAGGGTCTACATGACGCTGGGGATCTGTATGGTGCGATCAGTGCTGTGGGGGAGAAGGCTGTGGAGGTAGCTCCGGTGGTGAATGAAGCGGCCGTTGCAGCAGCAGATTCAATCAACTACCTGAACTTGATTGAAGTTTTTCATTGTTGCGCTGGATTGGAATG GTGGGCATCAATTGCTGCTACAACTGTTTTGATGCGTTTCATTTTTGTTCCTTCTCAAATATATTTCCTGCAATTCTGTTCCAAAAATTTCACAGCT ATTGTAAAACATGTACGTCACGAGCAAATCTCtgatattttaaatgag AATAATGAAAAACGTGAAGCTTGGAGAAAACTGGTGAGCAG TTACGACAAATTACATGGGAGGGGATTGATGGCATCATCAATATCGGGGATCTGGTTTTACGTATGG GTTTCATACATGGCAAACAATGTTCCCTCTTTCACTACAGGTGGAACTTTATGGTTCACGGATTTAACAGCTTGTGGTCACACGGATCTCCCAATCCTTATGGCATTGACATTGTGGCTTAGGTTGGAG TTGCACCCGTTTGGTTATCTAGAACACAGGTCACCTCCCACGTCTGGTAGCATGTTGGTAGCTGTTTCAGCATACCTTGCCGCTGTCGCTGGAGGATTCCCCACG GCTGTATACTGTTATTGGTTGACCAGCAACCTCTTTTCAATAGCATTTGGAGCTG TGATGATGGATCCTCGAGTTCGGAAATTGCTGGGGATATCATATAAATCATCTGAAGCTGATAAATAG
- the LOC131012488 gene encoding mitochondrial inner membrane protein OXA1-like isoform X1 — translation MLIKACRLFLGDRKPPLKIRLKTFNFEVAEVMAYRRSIIARTKLFYQQHQRFAPSFSHMSGSDRDELPAKSINRNTEIRSHFRITGNITSNSLLPGSVSRLMRSEFRTGYGHNFHRNISKVPSDIEGLHDAGDLYGAISAVGEKAVEVAPVVNEAAVAAADSINYLNLIEVFHCCAGLEWWASIAATTVLMRFIFVPSQIYFLQFCSKNFTAIVKHVRHEQISDILNENNEKREAWRKLVSSYDKLHGRGLMASSISGIWFYVWVSYMANNVPSFTTGGTLWFTDLTACGHTDLPILMALTLWLRLELHPFGYLEHRSPPTSGSMLVAVSAYLAAVAGGFPTAVYCYWLTSNLFSIAFGAVMMDPRVRKLLGISYKSSEADK, via the exons ATGTTAATAAAAGCATGTCGCCTTTTTTTGGGAGATCGTAAACCCCCGTTAAAGATACGCTTGAAAACATTCAATTTTGAg GTCGCGGAAGTAATGGCGTATAGGCGTAGCATCATAGCTAGAACTAAGTTGTTTTATCAACAGCACCAGCGATTTGCCCCTTCTTTTTCACATATGAGTGGTAGCGATCGCGACGAATTGCCTGCTAAAAGCATTAACAGGAATACTGAGATCCGAAGCCATTTTCGGATTACCGGAAACATTACCAGCAATTCCCTGCTACCAGGAAGTGTCTCTCGACTCATGCGATCTGAGTTTCGAACAGGCTATGGGCATAATTTCCATAGAAATATTTCAAAGGTGCCTTCGGACATTGAGGGTCTACATGACGCTGGGGATCTGTATGGTGCGATCAGTGCTGTGGGGGAGAAGGCTGTGGAGGTAGCTCCGGTGGTGAATGAAGCGGCCGTTGCAGCAGCAGATTCAATCAACTACCTGAACTTGATTGAAGTTTTTCATTGTTGCGCTGGATTGGAATG GTGGGCATCAATTGCTGCTACAACTGTTTTGATGCGTTTCATTTTTGTTCCTTCTCAAATATATTTCCTGCAATTCTGTTCCAAAAATTTCACAGCT ATTGTAAAACATGTACGTCACGAGCAAATCTCtgatattttaaatgag AATAATGAAAAACGTGAAGCTTGGAGAAAACTGGTGAGCAG TTACGACAAATTACATGGGAGGGGATTGATGGCATCATCAATATCGGGGATCTGGTTTTACGTATGG GTTTCATACATGGCAAACAATGTTCCCTCTTTCACTACAGGTGGAACTTTATGGTTCACGGATTTAACAGCTTGTGGTCACACGGATCTCCCAATCCTTATGGCATTGACATTGTGGCTTAGGTTGGAG TTGCACCCGTTTGGTTATCTAGAACACAGGTCACCTCCCACGTCTGGTAGCATGTTGGTAGCTGTTTCAGCATACCTTGCCGCTGTCGCTGGAGGATTCCCCACG GCTGTATACTGTTATTGGTTGACCAGCAACCTCTTTTCAATAGCATTTGGAGCTG TGATGATGGATCCTCGAGTTCGGAAATTGCTGGGGATATCATATAAATCATCTGAAGCTGATAAATAG